The Aggregatilinea lenta genome includes a region encoding these proteins:
- a CDS encoding DUF2867 domain-containing protein, with translation MDHGIEYARQFPALAAYMDDADHIDIKHIDARLDLRAFVAATMTYEPGWMVALYRIRERLVRVLGIPSDGVPIGQGQTRPEDLVFAPGGKVSFFNTLAAEEDRFWLGAVDDTHLSAGAAIVAEPLGEGVNRFYTITVVHYHNQRGRVYFNIIRPFHHLVVYTSMRSAIRRSHAAA, from the coding sequence ATGGATCACGGAATCGAGTACGCTCGCCAGTTCCCCGCCCTCGCGGCGTATATGGACGATGCCGATCACATCGACATCAAGCACATTGACGCGCGGTTGGATCTGCGCGCGTTCGTCGCCGCGACGATGACCTACGAACCGGGCTGGATGGTTGCGCTGTACCGCATACGCGAGCGTCTCGTGCGGGTGTTGGGCATTCCGTCCGACGGCGTGCCGATCGGCCAGGGACAGACCCGCCCGGAGGATCTGGTCTTCGCGCCGGGCGGCAAGGTGTCGTTCTTCAATACGCTGGCGGCGGAAGAGGATCGCTTCTGGCTGGGCGCCGTCGATGATACGCACCTGAGCGCCGGGGCGGCCATCGTCGCGGAGCCGCTGGGTGAGGGCGTCAACCGCTTCTACACCATAACCGTCGTGCATTATCACAACCAGCGCGGGCGGGTCTATTTCAACATCATCCGGCCCTTCCACCATCTCGTCGTGTATACCTCGATGCGCAGCGCCATCCGACGCAGCCACGCCGCCGCCTGA
- a CDS encoding matrixin family metalloprotease: MNKRTSLVVAIVLIVSLLAPLPSFAQSDDDKPTPIDTYPLPNEPGASRYSLVDRWNKTGITYYFHNCPSTLDCATAQDLVRQAFATWDGVIALSFSEAASAAQADIEIEWTLNGDGFGKPGGVLAYTYFPSYGGDMYFDDGEYWVGGSESDLYATALHEIGHAIGLDHTDDPNAIMFPYLSDHISLGPDDIAGAQQLYGAETGEGPTVTVPDTTTILPNDTATVDEIESQITDQVYYELWTIDAQANETITFTLEALDGDLDAYLGLMTPDSQTVLAEDDDSLGGTDAMLTYTFPTADLYVVVATRYDLETGTTSGAYRLRAYRNGTGPDTPDGTIPDSTIPNDTIPNDTTSGGYPVLTLTNASGTDLCGVWISPSSSDDWGGDWLPSAGVTSLASGLYAWWEVYADNYDIAVADCYGNEMDLYFVTVAGDTEVVVYPTYMAAQ; this comes from the coding sequence ATGAACAAGCGCACGTCGCTCGTCGTCGCCATCGTCCTGATCGTCAGCCTGCTCGCGCCGCTGCCGAGCTTCGCGCAGTCCGACGATGACAAGCCCACGCCCATCGACACCTATCCACTGCCCAACGAGCCGGGCGCGAGCCGCTATTCGCTGGTGGACCGCTGGAACAAAACGGGCATCACCTACTATTTCCACAACTGCCCCTCGACGCTCGACTGCGCTACCGCGCAGGATCTGGTGCGGCAGGCGTTCGCCACATGGGATGGCGTGATCGCGCTGAGCTTCAGCGAGGCCGCCAGCGCCGCACAGGCGGACATCGAGATCGAGTGGACGCTGAACGGCGACGGGTTCGGCAAGCCGGGCGGCGTGCTGGCCTACACCTACTTCCCCAGCTACGGCGGCGACATGTACTTCGATGACGGAGAATATTGGGTGGGCGGCAGTGAGAGCGACCTCTACGCGACGGCGCTGCACGAGATCGGGCACGCCATCGGCCTGGATCACACCGACGATCCCAACGCGATCATGTTCCCGTACCTGAGCGATCACATCTCACTCGGCCCCGACGACATCGCGGGCGCGCAGCAGCTCTACGGCGCGGAGACGGGCGAGGGTCCGACCGTCACCGTGCCCGACACGACCACGATTCTGCCCAACGACACCGCCACCGTGGACGAGATCGAGAGCCAGATCACCGATCAGGTCTACTACGAGCTGTGGACCATCGACGCGCAGGCCAACGAGACGATCACGTTTACGCTGGAAGCGCTCGACGGCGATCTGGACGCCTACCTGGGCCTGATGACGCCGGACTCGCAGACAGTGCTGGCCGAAGACGACGACAGCCTGGGCGGCACGGACGCCATGCTGACCTATACCTTCCCGACGGCGGACCTGTACGTCGTCGTGGCGACGCGCTACGACCTGGAAACCGGTACGACCTCCGGCGCGTATCGCCTACGCGCCTACCGCAACGGGACCGGCCCGGATACGCCTGACGGTACGATCCCCGACAGCACCATCCCCAACGACACGATCCCCAACGATACGACGTCCGGCGGCTACCCGGTTCTGACTCTCACCAACGCCAGCGGCACGGATCTGTGCGGCGTATGGATCAGCCCCTCCAGCAGCGACGACTGGGGCGGCGACTGGCTGCCCAGTGCCGGGGTGACGAGCCTCGCGTCCGGCCTGTATGCGTGGTGGGAAGTCTATGCCGACAACTACGACATCGCCGTGGCGGACTGTTACGGCAATGAGATGGACCTGTACTTTGTCACCGTGGCGGGCGACACCGAGGTTGTCGTGTACCCGACCTACATGGCCGCGCAGTAG
- a CDS encoding lycopene cyclase family protein, with protein MQQRYDIIIAGGGVAGLSLAYALTQSPLRDRSILIVERSIAQTANRTLSYWADRPTPFDAIAARSWDRLQMVHEDGSAQAIGLDEYRYHTVRGEDFVAFVHQAIAACPHAEIVTGTVEAIEDGAHGAAVTIDGQRVQATWAFDSRFRPSDCDPDGTARTLYQHFKGWEIETAEPVFDPGVATLFDCRLPQRGEWRFFYVLPYTEHRALVEVVALSRDGFDMLLRGYIERTLGISHYRVLAKEAGVTPLSDWRFPRRIGQHVMTIGVRGGRVKPSSGYAFQRIQDDSAAIARALLHDEDPFGVRESRRFPRLCDAGTLRIMQQRGEWLNPLMAGLFAQNPPDRILRFLDERAGWIERLAVGASVLSVLVRQALTPRPAAPQPRTDLCRTTSQ; from the coding sequence ATGCAGCAGCGTTACGACATCATCATCGCGGGCGGCGGGGTGGCCGGGCTGAGTCTGGCCTACGCGCTGACGCAAAGCCCGCTGCGCGATCGCTCGATCCTGATCGTGGAGCGCAGCATCGCGCAGACCGCCAACCGGACCCTGAGCTATTGGGCGGACCGCCCCACACCGTTCGACGCCATCGCCGCGCGCAGTTGGGACCGCCTGCAAATGGTCCACGAAGACGGCAGCGCGCAGGCCATCGGCCTGGACGAGTACCGCTACCACACGGTGCGCGGCGAGGATTTTGTCGCCTTCGTGCACCAGGCGATCGCGGCCTGCCCGCATGCGGAGATCGTGACGGGCACGGTCGAGGCCATCGAGGACGGCGCGCACGGCGCAGCGGTGACGATCGACGGGCAGCGCGTGCAGGCGACGTGGGCCTTCGACAGCCGTTTCCGTCCCAGTGACTGCGACCCGGATGGCACGGCCCGCACGCTGTACCAGCACTTCAAGGGCTGGGAGATCGAAACGGCGGAACCCGTCTTCGATCCCGGCGTGGCGACGCTGTTCGACTGCCGCCTGCCGCAGCGCGGCGAGTGGCGCTTCTTCTATGTGCTGCCCTATACCGAGCATCGCGCGCTGGTTGAGGTCGTGGCGCTCAGCCGTGACGGGTTCGATATGCTGCTGCGCGGTTACATCGAGCGCACGCTGGGCATCAGCCATTACCGCGTGCTGGCGAAGGAAGCCGGAGTCACGCCGCTGAGCGACTGGCGCTTCCCACGCCGTATCGGGCAGCACGTGATGACCATCGGCGTGCGCGGCGGGCGGGTCAAGCCGTCGTCCGGTTACGCGTTCCAACGCATTCAGGACGACTCGGCGGCGATCGCGCGCGCGCTGCTGCACGACGAGGACCCGTTCGGCGTGCGTGAGAGCCGCCGGTTCCCGCGCCTGTGTGATGCGGGCACGCTGCGGATCATGCAGCAGCGCGGCGAGTGGCTGAATCCGCTAATGGCCGGGCTGTTCGCGCAAAACCCGCCCGATCGCATCCTGCGCTTTCTGGACGAGCGCGCGGGCTGGATCGAGCGGCTGGCCGTCGGCGCGTCGGTGCTGTCGGTGCTGGTCCGGCAGGCGCTCACGCCACGCCCCGCCGCGCCACAACCACGCACGGATCTGTGCCGCACGACGAGCCAGTAA
- the uvsE gene encoding UV DNA damage repair endonuclease UvsE, which translates to MTRFGYACISDLLGVTTSRTCRLTSATPDRLRELIDINLTALMTILEHNRAHGWGLFRIGSGVIPFGSHSINMLEWDAEFAPQLAAIGTFALRHDMRLSMHPGQYTIINSPNPDVRRAAVAELAYAARFLDALGLPPAHKLVLHVGGVYGDKPAALARFAEEANRLPDAVRRRLVVENDDRHYTLADVLAISEQTGLPVVFDNLHDRLHPSPEPPEVLLPRVFATWGGQHGAPKVHFSSQATGQRPGKHAEFADPDEFRAVLDLCGRHGAFDLMLEAKAKDTALRAVLAAIESAAAT; encoded by the coding sequence ATGACGCGCTTTGGCTATGCCTGCATCTCCGACCTGCTCGGCGTGACGACCAGCCGCACCTGCCGCCTGACGTCCGCCACGCCCGACCGCCTGCGCGAGCTGATCGACATCAACCTGACGGCGCTAATGACCATCCTGGAACATAACCGCGCACACGGCTGGGGCCTGTTTCGCATTGGGTCGGGCGTGATCCCCTTCGGCTCGCACTCGATCAATATGTTGGAATGGGACGCCGAATTCGCCCCGCAGTTGGCCGCCATCGGAACGTTCGCGCTGCGCCATGACATGCGCCTGTCGATGCATCCCGGCCAGTACACGATCATCAATTCGCCCAACCCGGACGTGCGCCGCGCGGCGGTGGCGGAGCTGGCGTACGCTGCCCGCTTTCTGGACGCGCTCGGCCTGCCCCCCGCGCATAAGCTGGTGCTGCACGTTGGCGGCGTGTATGGCGACAAGCCCGCCGCGCTGGCACGTTTCGCAGAGGAGGCGAACCGTCTGCCGGATGCGGTTCGGCGGCGGCTCGTGGTCGAGAACGACGACCGGCACTATACGCTGGCCGACGTGCTGGCGATCTCGGAGCAAACCGGGTTGCCGGTCGTGTTCGACAACCTGCACGACCGCCTGCATCCCTCGCCGGAGCCGCCGGAAGTGCTGCTGCCGCGTGTCTTCGCAACGTGGGGCGGGCAGCATGGCGCGCCGAAGGTGCACTTTTCGTCCCAGGCAACCGGCCAGCGGCCCGGCAAGCACGCCGAGTTCGCCGATCCCGACGAGTTTCGAGCCGTGCTCGATTTGTGCGGGCGGCACGGCGCGTTTGACCTGATGCTCGAAGCGAAGGCGAAGGACACGGCGCTGCGAGCGGTCCTGGCGGCGATCGAAAGCGCTGCCGCCACTTAG
- a CDS encoding WD40 repeat domain-containing protein, with the protein MRRLLILCMVLSCIAIGSPISAQDNPQRITPETVDHLRSLAHFGRGQVRVAGWTPDNSQFVLAGVQGLWFYDAQDLDADPNLVVPLPGWVWNFAISPDGQTIAMANPNGSLYTGEFNPDAQEITDITLLEESVRDFSFSANSEWLITLTNTGLTGWRVKGGHDNEPLFGRLEGDPNDALGSLFGLQALALSPDNVTVALLFGSSVRMMDLDSGTIRVLLDVQANPELEEYLMPEDVAFSPSGDLLAITWAAGQLTLVDAASGVIDHVIQTHGNLQQVSFSPDGQMVACVWASMIRGGGFAVKVWNSSTGDLVATLNSANLPDSFAFNPDGTQVAIVEGFIPHVWDIATQTQIALPDVHSGPFWAVAVHPAGDQIAVGSRDGIARIFDIKGFTVLQKFDGKAGPVVDIAYSPDGALLATTAADGNVRLWDVVTGELNTVLEGSGAQVIGIAFDSAGELLAGGGINATLRRWDVSTGQEIDVLWQTTALEALFGVAFSSDGSLLAAGNTKVNDPSADHEVKVWDVNTGAQTTSLMHPGAVSGLVFHPTRPLLAISHTTTLTADVLGYKENVFKDARTTIWLWDAESGSEQIFAQLSGSVSDLTFSPDGRLLLGIEGTHLHIWDFESGNELAVREIAPPIVFTDIAFVPDGTLLITTSDDGIIQLWGVS; encoded by the coding sequence ATGCGACGTTTACTTATCCTGTGCATGGTCTTATCTTGCATTGCAATCGGATCCCCTATCTCGGCACAAGATAATCCGCAGCGGATCACGCCTGAAACTGTTGACCACCTGAGATCGCTTGCACACTTTGGGCGCGGACAAGTAAGGGTAGCAGGCTGGACACCGGATAATTCTCAATTTGTGCTGGCAGGGGTTCAGGGTCTTTGGTTCTATGATGCGCAAGACCTGGATGCAGACCCAAACCTGGTAGTACCTCTTCCCGGTTGGGTCTGGAACTTTGCCATTAGCCCAGATGGTCAAACAATAGCGATGGCTAACCCAAATGGCTCCCTATATACAGGCGAGTTCAATCCTGATGCCCAAGAAATCACAGATATCACACTGCTAGAGGAGTCGGTAAGAGACTTTAGCTTCAGTGCGAACAGTGAATGGTTGATCACCCTCACCAACACAGGGTTAACGGGTTGGCGGGTAAAAGGTGGGCACGACAATGAGCCGTTATTCGGACGTCTTGAGGGCGACCCGAATGATGCTTTAGGCAGCCTGTTCGGCCTTCAGGCGCTTGCGTTGAGTCCTGACAACGTGACGGTCGCTCTCCTGTTTGGGAGCAGTGTACGGATGATGGATTTGGATTCAGGCACAATACGTGTATTGCTTGATGTCCAGGCGAATCCCGAACTGGAAGAGTATTTAATGCCGGAAGATGTCGCCTTCAGTCCCTCGGGTGATTTATTGGCCATCACCTGGGCGGCGGGGCAACTGACGTTAGTCGATGCCGCGAGTGGTGTTATCGATCACGTCATCCAAACACATGGAAATCTTCAGCAGGTGTCATTCAGCCCTGACGGGCAGATGGTAGCATGCGTATGGGCTTCCATGATAAGGGGCGGCGGATTTGCGGTTAAAGTGTGGAACAGCTCGACAGGCGATCTGGTTGCTACACTGAATTCAGCCAACCTCCCAGACTCGTTCGCCTTCAACCCAGATGGTACTCAGGTTGCAATCGTCGAAGGCTTTATCCCTCACGTATGGGATATCGCCACGCAAACCCAAATCGCACTGCCCGACGTACACAGCGGTCCGTTTTGGGCAGTAGCAGTACATCCTGCGGGAGATCAAATTGCTGTAGGCAGCCGGGATGGTATCGCGCGCATCTTTGATATTAAAGGCTTTACAGTGCTGCAGAAGTTTGATGGCAAAGCGGGGCCGGTTGTTGATATAGCTTATAGTCCAGACGGCGCGTTGTTGGCTACTACGGCTGCTGACGGGAATGTGCGCCTATGGGATGTTGTTACAGGTGAACTGAACACAGTTTTGGAAGGTAGTGGCGCACAGGTAATCGGTATTGCTTTTGACTCTGCGGGAGAACTGTTGGCAGGCGGTGGAATAAATGCTACGCTCCGCCGCTGGGACGTTTCAACCGGTCAAGAAATCGACGTGCTCTGGCAGACGACCGCTCTAGAGGCGCTATTTGGTGTAGCATTTAGCTCTGACGGAAGCTTGTTAGCTGCAGGAAATACAAAAGTAAACGATCCGTCTGCTGATCATGAGGTAAAGGTCTGGGACGTAAACACCGGCGCACAAACTACTTCGTTGATGCACCCTGGGGCAGTCAGCGGGCTGGTGTTTCATCCCACTCGTCCCCTATTGGCCATTAGTCACACGACCACTCTGACGGCAGATGTGTTGGGGTATAAGGAAAACGTGTTTAAGGATGCAAGGACTACTATCTGGTTATGGGATGCAGAATCTGGCAGCGAACAGATCTTCGCGCAACTGAGCGGGTCCGTTAGTGATTTGACATTTAGTCCCGACGGTAGGCTTCTGCTAGGCATTGAGGGAACACACCTCCATATTTGGGACTTTGAAAGCGGAAATGAATTGGCTGTGCGGGAGATCGCCCCTCCAATTGTCTTCACCGATATCGCGTTTGTGCCAGACGGAACTCTACTGATAACAACAAGTGATGATGGCATCATTCAATTGTGGGGCGTCTCTTGA
- a CDS encoding phytoene/squalene synthase family protein → MNALHVTTWEYNLLALASDVRAITAAPAGLDVDPTLLENAYAHCEALTAEHSRSFSLASRWMSGDKRRAVRALYAFCRTTDDLVDHAQGDAAGALVAWRERALSPEPTLDDPVALAWADARLRYHIPLHFAEQLIDGVARDLQQSRYDTFAELAAYSYGVASTVGLMSMHIIGFAGSAALPYAIKLGVALQITNILRDVAEDWDAGRVYLPREDLAAFDLTDDDLARGQVDDRWRAFMQMQIARNRRLYAEAEPGIALLNRDGRFAVAAASGLYRAILRDIEAHDYDVFSRRAHVGTLGKLVRLPGIWQHSR, encoded by the coding sequence ATGAACGCCCTTCACGTGACAACCTGGGAATACAACCTGCTGGCGCTGGCCTCCGACGTACGGGCCATCACCGCCGCCCCCGCCGGGTTGGACGTGGACCCCACGCTGTTGGAGAACGCCTACGCGCACTGTGAGGCCCTGACCGCCGAGCACAGCCGGTCGTTTTCGCTGGCCTCACGCTGGATGTCCGGCGATAAGCGCCGCGCAGTGCGCGCACTCTACGCCTTCTGCCGCACCACCGACGACCTCGTAGATCACGCCCAGGGCGACGCGGCGGGGGCGTTGGTCGCGTGGCGCGAGCGGGCGCTCTCGCCCGAGCCGACGCTGGACGATCCGGTCGCGCTGGCCTGGGCTGACGCGCGCCTGCGCTATCACATCCCGCTGCACTTCGCGGAACAGCTCATCGACGGTGTGGCGCGCGACCTTCAGCAGTCGCGCTACGACACCTTCGCGGAGCTGGCGGCCTATTCGTACGGCGTCGCCTCGACGGTCGGGCTGATGAGTATGCACATCATCGGCTTCGCGGGGTCGGCGGCGCTGCCCTACGCGATCAAGCTCGGCGTCGCGCTCCAGATCACCAACATCCTGCGCGACGTGGCCGAAGATTGGGACGCGGGGCGCGTCTATCTGCCACGCGAAGATCTGGCCGCGTTTGACCTGACGGATGATGACCTTGCGCGCGGGCAGGTGGACGATCGCTGGCGCGCGTTCATGCAGATGCAGATCGCGCGCAACCGCCGCCTGTACGCCGAAGCGGAGCCGGGCATCGCCCTGCTGAACCGCGACGGGCGTTTCGCGGTGGCCGCCGCGAGCGGCCTCTATCGCGCCATCCTGCGCGACATCGAAGCGCACGACTACGACGTTTTCTCCCGTCGCGCCCACGTGGGCACGCTGGGTAAGCTGGTACGCCTGCCGGGCATCTGGCAGCACAGCCGCTAG
- a CDS encoding MBL fold metallo-hydrolase: MTHYVCATCGTQFPDSDAPPPDCPICQDQRQYVGANGQQWTTLDALRAKHHTHIAPEEPGLYGVGMEPGFAINQRALLVQRPDGNILWDCITVLDDMAVTTINALGGIKAIAISHPHYYSSMVEWSHAFDAPVYLHAADQQWVMRPDASIRYWDGETCPLGDGITLVRCGGHFAGGTVLHWDAGAEGRGVLLTGDIINVVPDRRYVSFMYSFPNLIPLNARAVRQVANAVEPFEYDRIYGAWWGRVVPDDAKAAVRRSADRYIRAIEDGLPS; the protein is encoded by the coding sequence ATGACTCACTACGTTTGTGCGACCTGCGGCACGCAGTTCCCCGACAGCGACGCCCCCCCGCCCGACTGCCCGATCTGCCAGGATCAGCGGCAGTATGTAGGGGCGAACGGGCAGCAGTGGACCACGCTCGACGCGCTGAGGGCCAAACATCACACTCACATCGCGCCGGAAGAACCCGGCCTGTATGGCGTCGGGATGGAGCCGGGCTTCGCCATCAACCAGCGCGCGCTGCTCGTCCAGAGGCCAGACGGCAATATCCTGTGGGACTGCATCACCGTGCTGGACGACATGGCGGTGACGACGATCAACGCCCTGGGCGGCATTAAGGCCATCGCCATCTCGCACCCGCACTACTATTCTTCGATGGTCGAGTGGAGCCACGCCTTCGACGCGCCGGTCTACCTGCATGCGGCGGACCAGCAGTGGGTGATGCGCCCCGATGCGTCCATCCGCTATTGGGACGGCGAAACCTGCCCGCTCGGCGACGGGATCACACTGGTGCGTTGCGGCGGGCACTTCGCGGGCGGCACGGTGTTACACTGGGATGCAGGCGCGGAAGGGCGCGGCGTGCTGCTGACCGGCGATATCATCAATGTCGTGCCAGACCGGCGCTACGTCAGCTTCATGTACAGCTTCCCCAACCTGATCCCGCTCAACGCCCGCGCCGTACGCCAGGTGGCTAACGCGGTGGAGCCATTCGAATACGACCGCATCTACGGCGCGTGGTGGGGCCGCGTGGTCCCTGATGATGCTAAAGCGGCGGTGCGCCGCTCAGCCGATCGCTACATCCGCGCCATCGAGGACGGGCTGCCCTCATGA
- a CDS encoding SIMPL domain-containing protein: MRYPRTLKILAAVFAVALFAAFSPLAARTVSAQGDEQDRTLTVTGTGDASGTPNVAYITLGAEIRDADITAAVEQSNSVMDDVRAALADQGIPDEDMQTAQFNVNQDQPRDPQTGEITGDATYIVTNMLQVKVSDIAQISAVIQAALDAGANQVYGLNFGLDDPDALLSDARANAVADAQVRAEDLASAFGMTLGDVVRVTEGSQGSQPPQPYALQAQGLGGGGPTISPGELSVTVQVSVTFEITP, encoded by the coding sequence ATGCGTTACCCACGAACCTTGAAGATTCTGGCCGCTGTGTTTGCAGTGGCGTTATTCGCGGCCTTCAGCCCGCTGGCCGCCCGGACCGTCTCGGCGCAGGGCGATGAGCAAGACCGCACCCTGACGGTGACCGGCACGGGCGACGCCAGCGGCACCCCAAACGTGGCGTATATCACGCTTGGCGCGGAGATCCGCGACGCGGACATCACGGCGGCGGTCGAGCAGTCCAACAGCGTGATGGACGACGTCCGTGCGGCGCTGGCGGACCAGGGCATCCCCGATGAGGACATGCAGACAGCCCAGTTCAACGTGAACCAGGACCAGCCGCGCGATCCGCAGACGGGCGAGATCACCGGCGACGCGACGTATATCGTGACTAACATGCTTCAGGTGAAGGTGTCCGACATCGCGCAGATCAGCGCGGTCATCCAGGCTGCGCTGGACGCGGGCGCGAATCAGGTCTACGGCCTGAACTTCGGCCTGGACGATCCTGACGCGCTGCTGAGCGACGCCCGCGCCAACGCCGTGGCCGACGCGCAGGTGCGCGCCGAAGATCTGGCGTCCGCGTTTGGCATGACGCTCGGCGACGTGGTTCGCGTGACTGAGGGCAGCCAGGGCAGCCAGCCGCCTCAGCCTTACGCGCTCCAGGCGCAGGGTCTGGGCGGTGGCGGCCCGACGATCAGCCCCGGCGAGTTGTCGGTGACCGTGCAGGTCAGCGTGACCTTCGAAATTACGCCCTAA
- a CDS encoding phytoene desaturase family protein: protein MGRSRSTALVIGAGIGGIAAAARLAQQGYSVTVLEKNATPGGRCSRIMHDGHRFDVGATLFLMPEVFAETFAALGERMEDHLDLRRIDPTYRIHFHDDTTLALTADLPAMQAQVEALEPGSFGGLLRYLAEGERHYRLALEKFVGRNFTHAVQYFNPANLKLIWQMKPLAKHYNHIGSFFKHPYLKAAFTFQNMYLGLSPFDAPATYSLLQYTELGNGVWFPIGGMYAVIERLESIARSKGVRFIYNAPVTRIETDGSRATGVTLADGSRLEADVIVANADLPTVYRNMLPDARAAQKLDRKQYTCSAIMFYWGVDKRYDQFGLHNIYLAEDYRGSFDQIFKQRGLPDEPSFYIHAPAHVDPDAAPEGQDTLFGLVPVGHLDAAHPQDWDALRDRAREAIFARLAQDGITDLAQHIKFELTCSPVEWEQNYGLAKGATFGLSHTLFQVGYLRPHNRHARYRNLYFCGSSTHPGAGVPMALLSARLVSERIAQEVRAPHAIRRTATVPAVSG from the coding sequence ATGGGGCGTTCACGTTCAACCGCACTCGTCATCGGCGCAGGCATCGGCGGCATCGCGGCAGCGGCACGGCTGGCGCAGCAGGGCTATTCCGTCACCGTGCTCGAAAAGAACGCCACCCCCGGCGGGCGGTGCAGCCGCATCATGCACGACGGCCACCGTTTCGACGTCGGCGCGACGCTGTTCCTGATGCCGGAAGTCTTCGCGGAGACGTTCGCGGCACTGGGCGAGCGCATGGAGGATCACCTCGATCTGCGGCGCATCGATCCGACCTATCGCATTCACTTCCACGACGACACAACCCTGGCGCTGACCGCCGATCTGCCCGCGATGCAGGCGCAGGTCGAGGCGTTGGAGCCGGGCAGCTTCGGCGGGCTGCTGCGCTATCTGGCTGAGGGCGAGCGGCACTACCGTCTCGCGCTCGAAAAGTTCGTGGGGCGCAACTTCACCCACGCCGTGCAGTACTTCAATCCCGCCAATCTGAAGTTGATCTGGCAGATGAAGCCGCTCGCCAAACACTACAACCACATCGGGAGCTTCTTCAAGCACCCGTACCTGAAGGCGGCGTTCACCTTCCAGAACATGTACCTGGGCCTCAGCCCGTTCGACGCCCCGGCGACCTATTCGCTGCTGCAATACACCGAGCTGGGCAACGGCGTGTGGTTCCCCATCGGCGGCATGTATGCCGTGATCGAGCGCCTCGAAAGCATCGCCCGCTCGAAGGGCGTGCGCTTCATCTACAACGCGCCGGTGACGCGCATCGAGACGGACGGATCGCGCGCGACGGGCGTCACGCTGGCTGACGGATCGCGCCTGGAAGCGGACGTGATCGTCGCCAACGCGGATCTGCCGACCGTGTACCGCAATATGCTGCCGGACGCGCGTGCCGCGCAGAAGCTCGACCGCAAGCAGTACACTTGCTCCGCGATCATGTTCTACTGGGGTGTGGATAAGCGTTACGACCAGTTCGGGCTGCACAACATCTATCTGGCGGAGGACTATCGCGGCAGCTTCGACCAGATCTTCAAGCAGCGCGGCCTGCCCGACGAGCCGAGCTTTTACATCCACGCGCCCGCGCATGTCGATCCCGACGCCGCGCCGGAAGGCCAGGACACGCTGTTCGGGCTGGTCCCGGTCGGCCACCTGGACGCCGCACACCCGCAGGACTGGGACGCGCTGCGCGACCGCGCCCGCGAGGCGATCTTTGCGCGGCTGGCGCAAGACGGCATCACCGACCTCGCGCAGCACATCAAGTTCGAGCTGACGTGTTCCCCGGTCGAATGGGAGCAGAATTACGGGCTGGCGAAGGGTGCGACGTTCGGCCTCAGCCACACGCTGTTCCAGGTGGGCTACCTTCGCCCACACAACCGCCACGCCCGCTACCGCAACCTGTACTTCTGCGGATCGAGCACGCATCCCGGCGCGGGTGTGCCGATGGCGCTGCTTTCGGCGCGGCTGGTGTCGGAGCGCATCGCGCAGGAGGTCCGCGCACCTCACGCCATCCGGCGCACGGCGACGGTTCCGGCGGTCAGTGGGTGA
- a CDS encoding Mut7-C RNAse domain-containing protein — MTIQATLRFYAELNFFLPAARRQVTFDLPVAAHQSVKDLIESLGVPHTEVELILVNGEPVDFSALLNDGDRISVYPTFEALDVTPLLRARFDAQHRPGFVLDQHLGRLAAYLRALGFDTLYRNDYDDPELAETSDLEERILLTRDLGLLKRRRVTHGYYVRSTDPRQQVSEVVRRFDLYHLIEPFRRCVHCNAPLESVDKADVADQLEPRTLEYYDEFQRCTGCGRVYWKGSHTVHMQQLIDDLLREGLAE, encoded by the coding sequence ATGACGATACAGGCAACCCTGCGGTTTTACGCCGAGCTGAACTTCTTCCTTCCGGCGGCGCGGCGGCAGGTCACCTTTGACCTGCCCGTCGCGGCGCACCAATCGGTCAAAGACCTGATCGAGTCGCTTGGCGTGCCGCACACCGAGGTCGAACTGATCCTGGTCAACGGCGAGCCGGTCGATTTCAGCGCCCTGCTGAACGACGGCGACCGGATCAGCGTGTATCCCACGTTTGAAGCGCTCGACGTGACGCCGCTGCTGCGCGCCCGCTTCGATGCCCAGCATCGCCCCGGCTTCGTACTCGACCAGCACCTCGGACGGCTGGCGGCCTATCTGCGCGCACTGGGCTTCGACACGCTTTACCGCAACGACTACGACGATCCCGAACTGGCCGAAACGTCTGATCTGGAAGAACGCATTCTGCTCACGCGCGACCTGGGCCTGCTCAAGCGCCGCCGCGTCACGCACGGCTACTACGTGCGCTCGACCGATCCGCGCCAGCAGGTGTCCGAAGTGGTGCGCCGCTTCGACCTGTACCACCTGATCGAGCCGTTCCGCCGCTGCGTGCACTGCAATGCCCCGCTGGAATCGGTCGATAAGGCCGACGTGGCGGACCAGTTGGAACCGCGCACGCTCGAATATTACGACGAGTTCCAGCGCTGCACGGGCTGCGGGCGCGTGTATTGGAAAGGCTCGCACACAGTGCATATGCAGCAGCTCATCGACGACCTGCTGCGCGAGGGCCTCGCGGAGTAG